The nucleotide sequence CATTGATTGCACCACCTTTGCAGCTGGTCCAGCCTTTTCCTTAGCTTTGAATACAATGCAACTTCTCCATCCATCTACTTGTCACCAAAAGGCGTTGTTCCGGAGAAGAGTTGGATTCGCCGTATCCAATCCCTTTCATCATCGATCGATCGCCTGGAAAGCTGGAGCCAACCAACAGTCGCCAAGTTGCTTGACTAAGGCTTTAAACTTCCTTAAGACACAAGGTCAATTGTGTGAAAGGGGAAATAGGCATTAGCCCAAGCAAGAAAGCATTTAAAGCTCCaagtaaaagtaaaagtaaaagtaagaagaagaagaagaaaaaaagggtTTAAAAGGAAGGTTTACAAGGTAGAAGGAGAACTAAATTcgtcctttatttgtttctttatttttctacatTCTCAATTCATAATTAGAAAAGATAAGAGTCCAAAGGCATGGCTCTAGAAGTTATCTATCCTAATTTTATCTAAATTAgacatatttttctaattttttcgcATATCTAAAATATTAGACAATCTGTCGAAGATTTTAAgaaattagttgaatttaaatatataaaatttaatttaatttaatttatctattaAGATGGCGTGATCCGATAATCTCAGGAtgtcagcaggggctggtttttaCCAAGTGATGACTGTAGAGTAGCTGAGCAAGCAAAGCAGCCGAATGGTCAAGCGggcagagtagcagagtgattgaTCAAGCGCCCGAGTGGCAGTGTAGTTGAGTCAAGAGCTGGCAGGTCCGCCAAGCGGGCTTATCGGCTGAGCGAGAAAATCGTCCGAGTGAGCGGAGCGACAGATCAGGGCAAGCGGGCGAGTACTCAACCGAGTAAAGCAGAGTATCTGCAAGTAGTACGGTCGGGCAGCAGATTAGTCTAAGTGATCGATAAGGTAGAGTAGTCGACTGGGTATAGCGATCGAGCGGGAAAAGGCAGGGTTGCCTAAAGACAGAGTAGCCCAAGTGACAGAGCAGCTGATCCAGATGAGCGGTCGACCAGGTAGGGCGATTGAGCAGCAGATCACCGAGCGACAAATTGACTAAGTCACAGAAGGGACTAACTGGGCAGAGCAACCTTACAATAGAAGGCATGGCAGCCCGAGTGATAGAGCAACCTGAGCGACAGAGCGAGTCAAGTGGGCAAAGCAGCAAATTAGGTCGAGCGGGCAAAGTGGCTGATCAAGACGAGCTATCGAGCGGGCAGTAGTAGTAGGTAGGACAGCCCGAGCAGGCGAAGCAACAGATCATGTTGAGCAGGCAGAATAGCTGATCAGGACGAGTGATCGAGCAAAAGGATCAACCGAGTGGTAAAGCAGTCTACAGTAATAGGTAGGGCAGCCTGAGCGACAAAGCCGCCCGAGTGGGTAGTGGCCAAACGGTCGAAGAGGCTGAGCGGTCTAAGAGGTCAGATGGGCGAAGAGACCGAGTGGGTGAATGGACTGAGGCATGCGAtggacacagtttccttgaaatagattcaccCCACCTCTGGCTATGCTTCAAGGTTTTTCTCGGGTCGTTTATTTCCTAGGATACAACGGTTGATCGTGATTCCCACAAAACACTAGTGGTCACGAGGAATTGAGAGATGTCCGACTATTATCATGGGTACTCCGTCGAGCAAGAGATGTACGACAGAAGAGCAAGGGCaacgtaggtggagagcttcagcTTTTCCATATCTACTTATGCTCAAGATTATGCTCCTCCCTATATAGGAGCACCATCCCTCACCTGCATTGAATGTTGAGTAATGACCATTCAATACCTAGAGATTAATGATAGCCGACAGCCATTAATGACCGGCCATTTCTATCTAGGAGGATACAAAAATCACCATTAACAGTAGTTAATGCTTTCGTTACTTTCTTGAGTAGCAAATAAAAAGAATCCATGTGACAAATATTGGctattccacttgggcaaattttgtctcgatcggtccggtATTCGGTGCGCGTAAATCatactcgcacacgagtcaacatggttcaatgTAATCCGGACCCCGGATTTACGCCCCCCCTGGGaactcacgcgtgagagagagtctctccccatacatttgttcacattatcaatgtatgtgaatcaatataaaccaactaatatGCCCTAAAACTCCCAATAtaaaactaaaatctcattcacaatgaagcttctttcctcttccacctcttctcctttCACATATATCCAACCCAAAATACCTAATTTTATCCTATATTTTTTAAGTTCAATATTTTTTTGTTGCTAATTCTAGTAGCTATATCTAGAATTTAACATTAAGTGATAGATATATCCACAATTGTTGTAAATTGTAATAATTACATAATCGCTACGATACTATTTAAGCTGTCATTTCTCGCATTCCGATCGCTCCTCTCCCTTTTTCCTCGGAGTCACAGTTGGGTATACGTCCTCCGGTCGATCAAACCTTTGTTAGGATCGAAATGTGCTAGaggaggagggggggtgaatagctcgtcgcgcttgatTTCTTGCTTCGTTGTTGTTGATAGGCAGCGGAATAAGACTACGAATCActctacaatgctaacacgaggatttacttggtattcatctcaagaagaggtgactaatccaaagatcgaCACacgcgagcactctccactaagaaaatactccttctcggtaactaccgaaggtggaaaAATCTCGTACAAAACTCACACACacatacaactcaaaacaagaaggAATACAACACACAAACCCTACAGGGTTTACAACACTtatgctctcttcttgtttgggaaTGTCTCTTGATGCTTGGGAATGCAACTGCACTTCACTCCAAGACCCTTTAAGAACTTGCGTGTGTCACtgagctcggtggagaagaaTTCCTGAGAGTGGAGTTGAAGAACTACGGAGGAAAgtgctcgccaacggctataacctgcgcaacggtcagaTCTCAATTGATTAAATGACTCTTAATCGATTggagaggctttgaatcgatcggttgatcgattcaaagcgcctctatgctctttgGAAATAGCCtaaatcgatcgtccgatcgattcagCTTATGTGCGTGATTTTcagttccccaatcgatcggtcgatcgatttgagGTGCCTAatggatcggctgatcgattgggaacacttCTGTGCGCACGATATAAGTGCCCAatagatcggccgatcgattggcctACTACTTGTCGCAGCATAgccctaatcgatcggctgatcgattgaacccctgttcaatcgatcaattgatcgattggtctCCCTTTATttgcttaaaccaagtctaggatcCTCAATTCCAACATTTGGTTAACCGTGACCTGTTCGAACATCAtatctagcatctggtcaaccttgacctgctagaactccttcaccaagtgttcggtcaatccctttgacccacttagacttttctccttgtgccaagtgtttggtcgatcccttgacctatttggacttaccgtctcgtgccaagtgtctagtcctccatgacccacttggacttcaacTAGATgtttggtcacccttgacccatctggatttcatcgtgccaagtattcggtcaaccctttgacctacttagactttccaacaccagatgtcctgtCAACTTTgactcacctggatttccacgtgtctggcttcactcaccaggtctttccatctgcctagcttcactcactataacTTTCCATTTgcgtggcttcactcactaggactttcacctagcttcactcactaggattttcacctggcttcactcaccaagattttcccactgcttggcttcactcaccgggactttcacctgcctgacttcacttaccaaaactttccaactgtctagcttcactcaccaggatttccaattgtctaacctccagttagggctttcccagtcaagtatccagtcaactctttgaattacttgactcttcttcacatctaactggtcaacctttatCAGAGGggaattatatcaacaatcttcccaaatggacgattgcatccgcaatctctatgtattgtcaaacatcgaaacctaaacatcaaaattcaagcttgagccaacccaagcttagtcaaccaggtcaaccttaacctagggatattgcaccaacaaccttGGCGTCTTGCGAACCAAAAAAGTGTCAGCAAGGGTCAGTGTTGTCAGCGTGGCCTCTTTGATGGTCAAGTAAGCTCAAGATTGAGAGAGGTGAAGCGTGCGTATACACGAGAAAGAGTGAGAGAGTGCGACGAGGGAGAAGAGTCGTATCCTTTTGAGAGAAGAAAAGTATACATGTTATCTACCATCGCCAAACCTTATATAACTGGCGAAGGAAGGTGACCACGTGGTAGGCCACGTGAGGCCTTTAGGACCGTCAAGCGAGCCACGTAGAAGACCACACAAGAGAAGCGCTACCGATCGGCGACCATAGTTGGGTTGTACATCTAATATGGTAGAGGTTGTTATCCAGGAGTCTCCTTATGTGTGGGTTACTTCACTTGGATCGATGCTACACTATCAAGAATTGTTAGAGGTTGAGGATTTTTGTTCAGCTAGAATTCTTCTTCGTCCAAAAATCACTTTAGCTAAGCGAACTAGAGAGGTTTGGACCTAGTGGGGGCCCTTAGAGAAAGTCAAACCGTGTGGTCGTGTAGAAGAGGGCTACGACTCGATTGGATTTATCCGGGATGCATCGCATATCCTTCCTCTAGGTCGGACAAGGAGCAAAGTCGAATAAAGTCTGATTGAATAAGTGTAAGGTTATTAAAAGCAACATGATTAAGAAGTCATTGCAGTTGAGCAGGTTAGAGACGTCAGGGGTCTAGTAGGTTAAAGGGTGTCAACCAATATGAGGAGATATAAGAGGGCTATGACTCGATCAGATTTACTCAGGATGCatgaatattaaaataattttgattaaattagagtgattttatataatatatatgttAGGGTCGTTTGGTGCTAAAGGGGGTGGGGGGTGGGGGATGGATAGCTCGTCGCACCTCTTGTTGCTTGCTTCTtagtgatgatatgcagcggaatgaactcgaagcaaacttacaacgctaacacaaagaatttacttggtatccacctcaagaaaaggtaactaatccaaggatccacacacaatacactctccactaataaaaacactcattctcggttgcagccggaggtggagaagcttcttacaaACTCACATAACAATATACAACACCCACaagaaaaaaatacaaaagatacaagTGAAAACTCTtttttcttgcttacttgttgcttgttgttgcctcttaaaCCTTGGAAGTGTGACTACCcttgtctccaagagccttcaagaacagGCTGTGAAAGTGTGTAGAAGCTCACTGAGATCGCCGCTAAAATCATACTGTAGTCGCTGGAGAGGAATGCTCGAAGAAGACGCTCGTCAACGGCTATAACATGTGCAacagtcggatcccaatcgattgaaagactctcaattgattggtgaggctttgaatcgatcggctgatcgattcagagcgcctctgtgctctctagaaaaTGCTTGaatcgatttcccgatcgattcagcctcaaTCGCGCGATTTccaactttccaatcgatcgttcgatcaattggaggtgcccaatcgatcggctgatcgattgggaagggttCTGTGCTCGTGAcaattactcccaatcgatcggccgatcgattaggcCAAACCTTCTTCGCGGCACacatccaatcgatcaattgatcgattggacttcgattcaatcgatcggttgatcgattgacccacctttgacttgcctaaactTAAGTCCAAggtccccaaatccaacatccggttaaccgtgacctgttggaacattatgcctagcatccggtcaacatTGACATGCTAGGACTcctttaccaagtgtccggtcaatccctttgacccacttggacttttctcctcatgccaagtgtccgatcaaccttgacccacttggacttagcatctcatgccaagtgtctggtcctcgatgatccacttagacttacaccagatgtccggtcactcttgactcatctagatttcctcgtgccaagtatccggtcaaccctttgacctatttggacttttcaacaccaggtgtccggttaaccttgaccacctggatctccacgtgactggcttcactcaccaggactttccatttgcctgacttcactcaccaggactttcacctagcttcactcactaggggtttcacatctgtctgacttcactcactaggactttcacactgcccgacttcactcatcggggctttcacactgcccgacttcactcactaggattttcacctagcttcactcactaggattttccaactgcttagcttcacttactaggtctttcacctgactttactcatcaggacttttcagtcaagtatccggtcagccttgacctacttgactcttcttcacacctaactggtcaaccttgaccaaagggaaattgtatcaacaatctccccaaacgaaGGATTGCATatgtaatctccatgtattgtcaaatatcgaaactcaaatatcaagactcaagcctagggatattgcaccaacaaaatatatatatatatagagagagagagagagagaatgaagtgatgttttaatatttttttttaaaaaaagaaatttcttTTAGCAAACCACATGCAAGTTCTAGAATATTTAAATTATGTAcctgagttttaaaattattaaattacgtACCTAATTTTAAATTTGCTCTTCCAAATTGATTGTATCGTGTagcaattgattaaaaaattgattcatgtttaaaaaatcattatcttCAATAAagtatgtcaaattgatatttgagagcatgCATATATTAAGGAAACTAGAAAAGCACATATGACATAGTCCCatgtgttggtgtggttagcagtAACATTCTAACTCaacttttgatgaatgacaaaataggttaagttagtttcgttgttatctaacactctgatcgagtgtgtatgcgaagcccagacaggtcgacggattgactggatgtctggcacgaagcccagctaggtcgatgggtcgaccggatagctggcacgaagtccaaacaggtcgatgggctgattgGACatttagcacgaagtccagctaggttaatgggctgatcggatagctggtacgaagtccagacgggttgaagggctgaccggacgtctggcaggtaagttaaggtaagtcactcgaggggagtgactgtgaggactcgttcccgggaaggaaacattatgcgtcgatccgacttagatccatttcagatatctaagtcgagatcgtgactagatttcggtctcgaggagacggaatctgaTTACTATTATGTTTTATTATAAAccgtgctaacactctattttgcaggatatataatttACATTGCCTTGGACTagcattttcttgcaggaaggagattgctagaaaacaagggtccgagcgcccggaggtaagttttaacCTCAAACGAGCTTCGCCACAAGGAGCACGTTGGTTGGCTTGGCTATGCCACATTCAGGGCGCCTTGAAGGTATCCAGGCGctccgaacctcctatataagaaggGTGAAGGCTGAAGCAAAAAAACAACTTACGATCTACGCTTCTGtgctgcgacgctgcgaaggctCTCCGAGAAGTTTCTTTTCTGTCTTATTCTCTTATTGTCGATTTTTCTTTTACTAAATAATTCCTGTACTGAATTTGTAAAAacctttcgaattattagtggttgtccaacgaaagcactcaacgagtgcgaaccttggagtaggagtcgacaaaggctccgaaccaagtaaaatgactttgttagcattgtgttttcatttttccgctgcCTACGCTATACATCGatatttttaaatcgctattcaccctctctagtgAATTCTCGGTCCAACACTATGTCATTCTAAGCTCTCTAGATCTATTAGCCGATTTCGATTAAAATCaactgatgaacctagagagattgaaatgatatgaaattaagcTCTATATATTTGTCTAGTtcttttgattatattcatgctttCAAATGTCATTTTTATATGTCATATTGAGAGCAACAATTTTTGAACACGAATCTGATTTTTCAGACatattcgtgtttaaaaaattattgctctcaatatgacGTATGAAAATGATGTTTGAGAACATCGATATATAACCAGGAGTACTAGACTAACACATAAGATCTGATTCCATATCATTTAGAGTTTTTTAGGGTCATTAGCTTATTTTGGGCCGAAGTCGGGTCAAAATTGACTAATAagcctagagagctcagaataaCCTAAAATCAAATCTCTGTGTTTGGAAGTTCTTCTTATTatattcatattttcaaatatcaatttgacaaactatattaaaaacaacaattttttttaatacgAATTAGCATGTAATTTCaaattctctaggtccatcaaccgattttgatCAAAACCAAACTAAAATCAGCTAATGAATCTACAGAGTCCTgaatgatatggaatcatatcttATATATACATCTAATTATTTTGATTATAAATATacctttaaatattaatttgacatataagagtaatgattttttaacTCATTTTCAATCCACTTAAATTTTATCTATCAATTGTTATAATATATAGCAATTGATTGATGAAATATTACAGACTATAAAATCATTACGAAGTACTACATAATCTAAATCTAGATTGAGAATGATACgaggaataaaaaaaatattggatATGTGATATGAATATTTAGGAACTTCAACTTACAGTAATTTTCCGTTCTTTTAAAGAGGAAAATAATAGAGAATTTTTACCCTAAATGTTACGTTTGTAGcattaattagctaaatttaaatgtttaaatttgttttattttatatattttaatgataaataaatatatataaagtcTGATCTAAATCTAATGAGTATTACCATTTATTACAAGCTTATTCATGATCCAGTTCTAAAAGAAATTAATATCGTCTGGAATCATTAAAGAATGAACTGTACGGCAAAACATTCGATTTAGGTACAACTCCACTTCTTCTTACTGTTCTTGTTGACTCCTGTTCCTTTTTTCTCGTTCGATTGAAATCTCCGCCTCAAGTTTACTCCTCTCCTTTCATTTTCCTGGATCTTCCGTTTACAAGATCGTTTGCTCTGGCAGATTTGTACTATTCCAGGTACGCAACCTGGCCGTGGATCGCTTGAATTTTTCCAGGTCACTAGTGTGATTCTGAGGTGAGTTTTTGGATCAGAAATCTTACGGATTCATGAATCAGTTTGGAGTATAGCATTTTGAAGATAGTCGTCTGCTCAATGTAAAAACATATTTTTGCCTCTTTGGATCCTCTTGCTGTTTGTTACTCCGGATTAGGGTTCTGGAGGCGAAAAGGTGTTTTTTCCCTGTATTTCCGTGAAAATAACGTTCGGAGAAACTGATTTTATTGGGGGAAAAAATTATGTTTTCCGCTAGCCATTGAAAAAGGTTAggatatttgaaatttttttcttttcttttcttttttgcctTCATACACATAAACCTTCGTAAACTGTGACAGTTTTTAAGAAAATTGCAGAGGATTCAAGATCCCAAAGTTAGGCTCTTTGGAGTTGTGGTGATTTTTGCCCGTAAATATCACAGGTGAAAGCAAAACAAAGAAACCAGAATGGGCACCTCTTCCGGTACAAATCACCATCAAGAACCGCCAGTTAGTATGTTGCCCCCACGCCAGCATCCAATATCGGCAGGGGTGCAAGCATCCTTGTCTCTAGCTTCATCTGATCCTGCAGTATCACCTGACACCCAAGATCCAACATCAAACTCTGACCAAGGGCAAGATTTCCCCGCTGAGAGTGCAAGCTCTGGTGAGACCTGGCCCATAGAGACAAACCATTCCAATGGCATCACTGGAAGTAAATTagggaaggagaaggaaggagtgAACAGAATCCCCAAACTGCAGGTCATTCGCAGGTCTTATAGTGGAAATAGGTTATCACTCCGTGAAGTTGCTCAAGACAGAGTTGAGGTCATATGCGAGAAAATGAGGGTGATGACAGATGAGCTTCTAGATGCACTTAAGCATGAGCTTAGGATGATACTTGAAGGTAGTGGAGGTGTTCGTCATGTAGAAGAGTTTTTGTACCTCCAGAAGCTTGTGCATGGTAGAGTTGACCTGACTGCAGACTCCCTTGCTAATGCTCATCCAGTTCAACTTGAAATTCTTGTTGCAATCAACACAGGCGTCCAAGCCTATTTGCTTCAGAGTGTCAGTATTGCACCAAGTCGTCTCATTGAGGTTTTCTTTTATAAGAGGTGTAGAAATATTGCATGTCAAAGTTCTCTTCCTGCAGAAGAATGTAGCTGTGGAATATGTGTTAGTAGGAGTGGTTTCTGCAATCTCTGCATGTGCCTGATTTGCAACAAGTTTGACTTTGAGGTCAATACATGTCGCTGGATTGGCTGTGATATGTGCTCTCACTGGACTCACACGGAATGTGCCATGCGAGTTGGGCAAATCGGAACTGGTCAGTCTGTTAAGAGCGGGGTGGATCATGCTGAGATGCTTTTCAGGTGCCAAGCATGCCAAACAATGTCTAAATTGTTAGGATGGGCTAAGGATGTACTCCAACAGTGTGCTAATGGTTGGAACCGTGAAACCCTGATGCGAGAACTCAACTTTATTACTAAGATTTTTCACTTGAGTCAGGACTCTAAAGGAAGGAAATTATATCAGAAATGTGGTGAGCTTCTAGAAAAATTGAAGAATGGCACACCTGAGCCCATGGCTTGCAGGATGCTCTTACACTTTATTCAAGGTATGATTAGAAGCTATTTTTTGCACAAGTAAAATTTTGCTTTTACTCTCAATCTTTACCATTCTTCACAATTATTTAGCGTGTGATAAGAAAGGTGTTGATTACGCTTGAAGTTATGTTCATTTGCTTGGCTGTATCTGTCTTCCTATGCACTTGAGATAATGATTTTCCATTTAGTTCCTCGGTTTATATTTGCTTTCCCCCTCTAGGTTCTGCCAGCGagcttttaaaataatctttCTTCTACTTGCTGCACATGAAATTTCTGGACGTCTGGTTAAAACAGCATTAATAATGTGGTTAATGAACTGTGTCTTCACTTTGGTCAGAGGGGTGAAGTTAGCTAAGTTATACTGCACATTGGCTTTTCAAGCAACATTTTTTTTCAATGCAATTTTATTGAATAAGAAATCTTATAAGAAATATATTACCTACACCGAGGCACAAAGATGACTTGGAGTAAGGTAGCATAGGCATGGCTTTGGTGCTTCTCTGCTTCTTTAATTATATGCAGATGGATGATCTTGAAAATAAAATCGAGCAGGGAGTCAAAGTCATAAATGAATAACCTTATAGCATATTAGGATTTGTAAACTTTATGCAAAATTATAATATTTGTCAAAAACTAAGAACATGTGGTAAATTCTTGACTTCAGCTATTATAATCAACACAATTTCCTATATCCTGTTCCACCTTCGTTAGGACCTCCCTCAGTCAAACTCAAGAACTTAGGATATTAATGATTATG is from Zingiber officinale cultivar Zhangliang chromosome 7B, Zo_v1.1, whole genome shotgun sequence and encodes:
- the LOC122006522 gene encoding OBERON-like protein, whose product is MGTSSGTNHHQEPPVSMLPPRQHPISAGVQASLSLASSDPAVSPDTQDPTSNSDQGQDFPAESASSGETWPIETNHSNGITGSKLGKEKEGVNRIPKLQVIRRSYSGNRLSLREVAQDRVEVICEKMRVMTDELLDALKHELRMILEGSGGVRHVEEFLYLQKLVHGRVDLTADSLANAHPVQLEILVAINTGVQAYLLQSVSIAPSRLIEVFFYKRCRNIACQSSLPAEECSCGICVSRSGFCNLCMCLICNKFDFEVNTCRWIGCDMCSHWTHTECAMRVGQIGTGQSVKSGVDHAEMLFRCQACQTMSKLLGWAKDVLQQCANGWNRETLMRELNFITKIFHLSQDSKGRKLYQKCGELLEKLKNGTPEPMACRMLLHFIQELELDLPSNSLGEDVGHPISPQEACNKIADVVQEAVRKMEMVAEEKMRLFKRARLALEVCDRELEDKARKVQELQMERHMKKQQVEELESIIRLKQAEADMFQLKANEAKQEAERLQSIAFAKPDKSEQDYSSMYLKRRLEEAEAEKQYIFESIKVQESQRALPGSGSGAGNGDPAQMLNKIQDLLKNVYRMPPKTEGQQTK